A single Thermofilum sp. DNA region contains:
- a CDS encoding FtsX-like permease family protein: LRLTINGRSVDFTVACVHRALSALDAEVLIPLDSLSSFSVDVSEVSLVEFTLKPGAGVAGTLRRLEEVLPSSVQVVKVQQPGAFVEGLNAQLLAFLSVWSLAVYAAVALASYVVVVRLAVESAYELAMLRALGAGRLRVFAAVVGYAAVVAALGGVLGVALGLVVAQVVSRVLWWLAPSAEVSPFLEAGQALGILLMTLASSVLGCLWPAYRSACSEYAGYPL, from the coding sequence TGTTGAGGCTTACGATTAACGGGAGAAGTGTTGACTTCACGGTTGCTTGTGTTCACCGGGCTTTGTCTGCGCTGGACGCTGAGGTTCTCATTCCTCTAGACTCTTTGAGCAGCTTCTCCGTGGACGTCTCTGAGGTTTCGCTTGTGGAGTTCACGCTGAAGCCTGGTGCTGGTGTGGCCGGCACGCTGAGGCGCCTGGAGGAGGTGCTGCCTTCCTCGGTTCAGGTGGTTAAGGTTCAGCAGCCGGGTGCTTTCGTGGAGGGCTTGAACGCGCAGTTGCTGGCGTTTCTGAGTGTCTGGAGCCTAGCTGTTTACGCTGCTGTGGCGTTGGCCTCTTACGTGGTGGTTGTGAGGCTCGCTGTGGAGTCTGCCTACGAGCTCGCGATGCTTAGGGCGCTGGGTGCTGGTAGGCTGCGTGTTTTCGCGGCGGTAGTGGGCTACGCGGCTGTGGTGGCTGCTCTGGGCGGTGTGCTGGGGGTGGCTCTGGGCCTGGTGGTGGCTCAGGTGGTTTCAAGGGTTCTTTGGTGGCTGGCGCCGAGCGCGGAGGTGTCCCCGTTCCTGGAGGCTGGGCAGGCGCTCGGGATACTTCTCATGACGCTGGCTTCCTCGGTTCTGGGCTGCTTGTGGCCTGCTTACAGGTCTGCTTGCTCCGAGTACGCGGGGTATCCGCTGTGA